The nucleotide sequence CCAAGAAGTTATTGGGTTACTACTCTAACAATCATGACTATAAGTTTTCCATTACTTCAACATATCGATTCCATGCTGAATGGTTCATACAATGAATTATATAATTTGAGATTTGTAAGTCTTAACTGTTTTGCTAAGTTTGCATTGGATGTTGTCAAGATATGAACTGATTGTAAGAAAATTACGTTAATGGGAAAGTTTTGATCGTAGATAGAAGAGAAGGACacattattattctttatttggATAATAGCAAGTAGAAGTAGATGCTAGCTTAAGACTCTAGCATTTTTTGTCACATACAcgacaattattgaaaacagCGAAAACAACAACACAGTTCTTGGATATCCTTATTAGGCAGTTTCAACTGCATTGGATGAGTCCTTGGTACAGAACTCAGAACATGCCTCGGTGCATTGTACAACTGCTCCACTCACAATTTCACTTGCATCTATTTCAccgaaacaaaattaaaattaattgatttttcacTTGTTCCagaaatctaataataataataataataataataataataataataataataataataataataataataataataataatgaattttCACGTTACCGGAGTTCTGGAGAGTGGTCAAGGTATTACACACAGAGGATGCACAACCCAACTTACAATATTCGTTGACAGCATCANATTAGAACCACAAACTTCGTATGATACACTTATCATCACATTCTCTGTAGACTTTGTGTGTAAACGCTGCGTGGACCAAACCTTATCTTAATGGCAATCGNAAAAAAAAGTTCTTGGATCGTGAAAATCTTGGTCCAACATGTAAAAGATATAACTTaatgaaacaacaaagaaagTATGAAACTACCAGAGTTTTCAAGAATGGCATGTATATATGGCGGAGTAGTACATTTTTTCCCCTTAATAATTTTGC is from Camelina sativa cultivar DH55 chromosome 20, Cs, whole genome shotgun sequence and encodes:
- the LOC104771725 gene encoding thionin isoform X3, with amino-acid sequence MEGKTLILSVLVMSLVMAQIQVEAKSCCSSTTARNCYNVCRLPGTARETCAKLCGCKIIKGKKCTTPPYIHAILENSGDAVNEYCKLGCASSVCNTLTTLQNSDASEIVSGAVVQCTEACSEFCTKDSSNAVETA